A region from the Aegilops tauschii subsp. strangulata cultivar AL8/78 chromosome 5, Aet v6.0, whole genome shotgun sequence genome encodes:
- the LOC109762800 gene encoding thiohydroximate-O-sulfate sulfur/sulfate-lyase (nitrile-forming) NSP1, whose translation MAGTGSTWLLLEQKGAGPGARSSHAITLVGGTAYSFGGEFTPRLPVDNTMYAFDLKAQSWSALDAAGEVPPPRVGVTMTSVGATVFVFGGRDKDHTELNELYSFDTATSTWTLLSSGDDGPPHRSYHSMVADGEGSRVYVFGGCGNAGRLNDLWAYDVAAGRWEELPSPGAACPPRGGPGLAFAGGKVWVVYGFSGDAELDDVHSYDPATGKWAVVDTTGDKPTPRSVLCAAGVGKHVVVFGGEVDPSDLGHLGAGKFSAEAFVLDTDTGAWVRLDDAGSGHHPGPRGWCAFSAGALDGRRGMLVYGGNSPTNDRLGDMFLFTPLLA comes from the exons ATGGCTGGCACGGGCAGCACCTGGCTCCTG CTGGAGCAGAAGGGAGCTGGGCCGGGAGCAAGGAGCTCCCACGCCATCACGCTCGTCGGCGGCACGGCCTACTCCTTCGGCGGCGAGTTCACGCCGCGCCTGCCCGTGGACAACACCATGTACGCCTTCGACCTCAAGGCCCAGTCCTGGTCCGCCCTCGACGCGGCCGGCGAGGTGCCCCCGCCGCGCGTCGGCGTCACCATGACCTCCGTCGGCGCCACGGTGTTCGTCTTCGGCGGCCGCGACAAGGACCACACGGAGCTCAACGAGCTCTACTCCTTCGACACGGCCACCAGCACCTGGACCCTGCTCTCCTCCGGCGACGACGGCCCGCCGCACCGGAGCTACCACTCCATGGTGGCCGACGGCGAGGGGAGCCGCGTGTACGTCTTTGGTGGCTGCGGCAACGCCGGCAGGCTGAACGACCTGTGGGCCTACGACGTCGCCGCCGGGCGCTGGGAGGAGCTGCCTTCGCCGGGGGCGGCGTGCCCTCCCCGCGGCGGGCCCGGGCTGGCGTTCGCCGGCGGGAAGGTGTGGGTGGTGTACGGGTTCTCCGGGGACGCGGAGCTCGACGACGTGCACTCCTACGACCCGGCCACCGGCAAGTGGGCCGTGGTCGACACCACCGGCGACAAGCCCACCCCGCGGAGCGTGCTCTGCGCCGCCGGGGTCGGGAAGCACGTGGTGGTGTTCGGCGGCGAGGTGGACCCCAGCGATCTCGGCCATCTAGGCGCCGGCAAATTCTCCGCCGAGGCCTTCGTGCTGGACACCGACACCGGCGCGTGGGTCAGGCTGGATGACGCCGGGTCCGGTCACCACCCCGGTCCTCGGGGTTGGTGCGCGTTCTCGGCGGGGGCGCTCGACGGCCGGCGAGGCATGCTTGTCTACGGCGGCAACTCGCCGACGAACGACCGGCTTGGTGACATGTTCCTCTTCACTCCGCTTCTAGCTTGA